GCGCGGTGCTACTGCACGTCGAGCGGCTCGGTGCCGTTCACCTGGCCCGAGGCGTCGGTGGTGATCTTGTCGACCCGGGCTTCGGCCTGGCGCAGCAATTCCTCGCAACGGCGCTTCAGCGCCTCGCCGCGTTCGTAGATCGCGACCGACTCCTCGAGCGGGACCTTGCCGTCCTCGAGCCGCTTGACGATCGATTCGAGTTCCTCGATCGCGCGTTCGAACGACAGCTTCTTGACGTCGGCTTGAGCATTTTCGGCCATCTCGTGTTCCCGGTTGCACAGACGTGTTTGAGCATGATCTCCGCGCAAAACGCTACGCGTCTGTCGCGAGGGAAAACCGGTTCCCGCCGTTCGGGATCATGCTCGTCCCTGCGCAGAATCAATCGAATTTTTGCGAGCTTATTGTGGCGGGGATTTACCCGCCCATCAATGCGCCAACGTGGGAAGCCACCGACTCTTTCAGGCCCTG
The DNA window shown above is from Bradyrhizobium sp. ISRA464 and carries:
- a CDS encoding exodeoxyribonuclease VII small subunit translates to MAENAQADVKKLSFERAIEELESIVKRLEDGKVPLEESVAIYERGEALKRRCEELLRQAEARVDKITTDASGQVNGTEPLDVQ